One stretch of Streptomyces sp. 135 DNA includes these proteins:
- a CDS encoding sugar ABC transporter permease encodes MPFDVVAQQPKLLYLLQGLAAFAAVVSLIVLALHRGPVRRRAAVLLLLAPALLLLTVGLLLPALRTLALSFTGNGGATWAGFDNYVWMFTDPRALVALGNTLAWVVLVPSLATSVGLLYAAAVVRSRWEALALSLVLMPMAISLVGAGVVWKFVYAYRPAEGAQIGLLNQVVVAFGGEPRQWLVDSPWNVLFLIVVMVWAQAGFAAVLLAGAIRAVPRELTEAARLDGASPRQIFWRITMPSIRPTLLVVVLAQAIGTFKAFDVVKTMTGGQFDTGVIAHEMYDQAFRYGETGRGAAFAVLLFVLVTPFVAHQVRAQRRAG; translated from the coding sequence ATGCCGTTCGACGTCGTCGCCCAGCAGCCCAAGCTGCTGTACCTGCTCCAGGGCCTCGCCGCCTTCGCGGCGGTGGTCTCCCTGATCGTGCTGGCGCTGCACCGGGGGCCGGTCAGGAGAAGGGCCGCGGTCCTCCTCCTGCTGGCCCCCGCGCTGCTGCTGCTCACGGTGGGTCTCCTCCTGCCCGCTCTGCGCACCCTGGCGCTGTCGTTCACGGGGAACGGGGGAGCCACGTGGGCCGGCTTCGACAACTACGTGTGGATGTTCACCGACCCCCGGGCGCTGGTCGCGCTGGGCAACACCCTGGCCTGGGTGGTGCTCGTGCCGTCGCTGGCGACCTCCGTCGGCCTGCTCTACGCGGCGGCCGTCGTACGGTCGCGGTGGGAAGCGCTCGCGCTGTCGCTCGTCCTGATGCCCATGGCGATCTCGCTCGTCGGCGCGGGTGTCGTGTGGAAGTTCGTCTATGCCTACCGCCCCGCGGAGGGCGCGCAGATCGGGCTGCTGAACCAGGTCGTCGTCGCGTTCGGCGGCGAACCGAGGCAATGGCTCGTCGACTCTCCCTGGAACGTCCTGTTCCTCATCGTGGTGATGGTGTGGGCCCAGGCGGGCTTCGCGGCCGTCCTGCTGGCCGGCGCGATCAGGGCCGTTCCGCGGGAGCTGACCGAGGCGGCCCGACTCGACGGCGCGTCGCCCCGGCAGATCTTCTGGCGGATCACCATGCCGTCGATCCGGCCCACGCTGCTCGTCGTCGTCCTCGCCCAGGCGATCGGAACCTTCAAGGCCTTCGACGTCGTCAAGACCATGACCGGCGGACAGTTCGACACGGGCGTCATCGCCCACGAGATGTACGACCAGGCCTTCCGCTACGGCGAGACGGGCCGCGGCGCGGCGTTCGCCGTGCTCCTCTTCGTCCTCGTCACTCCCTTCGTCGCCCACCAGGTCCGGGCACAGCGGAGGGCGGGGTGA
- a CDS encoding extracellular solute-binding protein: MRFGARLALAVITLAALATACGVPQNSGQRTRAAADCGPYAKYGKHPGTEVTVYAENRDREADLFEETWADFADCTGIDVKYEGDGEFEAQIQLRVDGGNAPDVAFFPQPGLLERFARAGKLKPASAGVAALAKRGWSADWNSYATVEGTLYGTPLVANVKSFVWYSPKFFRDRGLSVPRTWSELMAVTEKVAASGVKPWCAGIESAEATGFPVTDWIEDVLLRQQGTHVYDQWVAHKIPFDDPRVIKAMDTVGSILKNDRYANGGFGPARSMASIPFQEAGTPILSGDCAMHRQASFYADMWPKGTGIGPDEDVYVFLLPGAEPADHPVLGGGVFAAAFADRPEVRAYQEYLASAEFANARMKKGPFVSANKGVDPANAATPVDRLSIQLLQDPGTRFRFDGSDLMPASVGAGTFWKGSVDWIGGASTRRVAESVERSWPSH, translated from the coding sequence AGGTTCGGCGCGAGGCTCGCGCTCGCCGTCATCACGCTCGCCGCCCTTGCCACCGCCTGCGGTGTTCCGCAGAACAGTGGCCAGCGGACGCGTGCCGCCGCGGACTGCGGTCCGTACGCCAAGTACGGCAAGCACCCCGGCACCGAGGTCACCGTCTACGCGGAGAACCGGGACCGGGAGGCGGACCTGTTCGAAGAGACCTGGGCGGACTTCGCGGACTGCACGGGGATCGACGTCAAGTACGAGGGCGACGGGGAGTTCGAGGCCCAGATCCAGCTCCGGGTGGACGGCGGGAACGCTCCGGACGTGGCGTTCTTCCCTCAGCCCGGCCTCCTGGAACGCTTCGCGCGAGCGGGGAAGCTCAAGCCCGCGAGTGCCGGGGTCGCGGCCCTCGCGAAGCGCGGCTGGTCGGCGGACTGGAACAGCTACGCGACCGTGGAAGGCACCCTCTACGGCACGCCGCTGGTCGCGAACGTGAAGTCGTTCGTCTGGTACTCGCCGAAGTTCTTCCGCGACAGGGGACTGAGCGTTCCCCGCACGTGGTCCGAGCTGATGGCCGTGACGGAGAAGGTCGCGGCGTCGGGCGTCAAGCCGTGGTGCGCGGGCATCGAGTCCGCCGAGGCGACCGGCTTTCCCGTGACGGACTGGATCGAGGATGTCCTGCTGCGTCAGCAGGGGACGCACGTCTACGACCAGTGGGTCGCCCACAAGATCCCGTTCGACGACCCGCGGGTGATCAAGGCCATGGACACCGTGGGGTCCATCCTCAAGAACGACCGGTACGCCAACGGCGGTTTCGGTCCGGCCCGTTCGATGGCGTCGATCCCCTTCCAGGAGGCCGGCACACCGATTCTCTCCGGTGACTGTGCGATGCACCGCCAGGCCTCGTTCTACGCCGACATGTGGCCGAAGGGCACCGGGATCGGGCCGGACGAGGACGTCTACGTCTTCCTCCTGCCGGGGGCCGAGCCGGCCGACCATCCCGTACTGGGCGGTGGGGTGTTCGCCGCGGCGTTCGCCGACCGTCCCGAAGTGCGGGCCTACCAGGAGTACCTGGCCTCCGCGGAGTTCGCGAACGCTCGGATGAAGAAGGGCCCGTTCGTCTCGGCGAACAAGGGCGTGGATCCGGCGAATGCCGCCACCCCGGTCGACAGGCTCTCGATCCAGCTGCTCCAGGATCCCGGGACACGGTTCAGGTTCGACGGTTCGGACCTGATGCCCGCTTCGGTCGGCGCCGGGACGTTCTGGAAGGGGTCCGTCGACTGGATCGGCGGCGCGAGCACCCGGCGGGTCGCCGAGTCCGTCGAACGGTCCTGGCCGAGCCACTGA